The segment GTAGGGCGGGGACCCGCTTCGCCTTCAGAAAATTGCGCCCGGTCAGGCGTAGACGCCCTCCGTGACCGTTTCCCCGCGCGGCATGGCCGTCTCGCGGCTGCGGAGCGCCTCTTCCGCCGCGGCGTCCACCTCGGCGGCGACCCTCGCCTCGATCTCCTCCAGGCGCGCGCGGGGGATCCCCTCCTCCTCCAGCCAGGCCTCGTAGAGCCCCACCGGGTCGCGCTTCCCCCAGTGCGCGAACGTCTCCGCGTCGAAGATGGAGCGCGCCTCCCGCTCGTCGTGCGTGGCGTGCCCGCCCATGCGGAAGGTCTCGCCCACCAGCAGGGTGACGCCCTCGCCCGCCCGGGCGCGCTCGACGGCGATCCGGGTCGCGGCGTAGGCGTCCAGCACGTGGTTGCCGTCGAAGACGCCGCCGGCCACCCCGTACATCCGCGGCCACTCGGAGAAGCGGCCGATCCCCCCGTGCTCCGGCCGCGTCCCCAGCGCCACCTGGTTGTCGTGGATGATGACCACGGCCGGGAGGCGCTGCACCGCCGCGAAGTTGATCCCCTCGTGGAAGGCGGCCGTCTTGGTGGAGCCGTCGCCGATCCAGGTGAGCGCCACCCGGTCCTCGCCGCGCTGCCGGAAGGAGAGCGCCACCCC is part of the Longimicrobiaceae bacterium genome and harbors:
- a CDS encoding thiamine pyrophosphate-dependent enzyme encodes the protein MKRFAAYDPPEYVHWTADPALVREFRERVDADPERARWIRELDEARLLELYEGLVRNRLHDVALKRWVKSGTISKAWLGTGEEAATIGPVHALRRSGPDHDVVAPMIRNAGACHEMGMSVADMLRGYLGTDDSPSRGRDGHVGEVRGGVIPPISHVGDMVPVIAGVALSFRQRGEDRVALTWIGDGSTKTAAFHEGINFAAVQRLPAVVIIHDNQVALGTRPEHGGIGRFSEWPRMYGVAGGVFDGNHVLDAYAATRIAVERARAGEGVTLLVGETFRMGGHATHDEREARSIFDAETFAHWGKRDPVGLYEAWLEEEGIPRARLEEIEARVAAEVDAAAEEALRSRETAMPRGETVTEGVYA